A section of the Saccharopolyspora gregorii genome encodes:
- a CDS encoding serine/threonine-protein kinase: protein MIATQGDQGVLSVSNGRIIAGRYQLLDELGRGGMGVVWRARDDWIHREVAIKQLHVPAGLPVEERDVIEQRLLREVRAAGRLTVPGAITVHDVLHDDGTTFIVMELVPGAVTLADRVAGDGPMSTSEVAALAERLLSALAAAHEAGIVHRDVKPGNVLLTGAGAKLVDFGIAQAVDDPRLTATGALIGSPAYLAPERIQGSDATPASDLWALGATLLFAVEGRSPFERQSTAATLHAVLHETPRPSRDHGALGKLIAGLLVADPRARLTVDGARALLSGSAADPVRAVRPRAWLVAVPAAVLLFVAGLLLGRGARAGEEPAHVPAAVGGPSARLPTLTYGGGGDLEPFDMGEEHPCADTGLEPGAAVTSARFRSCSEPHEVEIYAAADVFGGRSGSDVSHPGDVALARFAEGLCGAHFASDAVRDPGGLRYGAVVPTRTAWEAKRVTSLDGDPSHDRGAQVSYCYVRSADGTPLMTSVTGS, encoded by the coding sequence ATGATCGCCACGCAGGGCGATCAGGGGGTGCTGAGCGTGTCGAACGGGCGGATCATCGCGGGTCGCTACCAGTTGCTGGACGAGCTCGGGCGCGGCGGCATGGGCGTCGTGTGGCGGGCGAGGGACGACTGGATCCACCGCGAGGTCGCGATCAAGCAGCTGCACGTCCCGGCGGGCCTGCCGGTGGAGGAGCGGGACGTCATCGAGCAGCGGCTGCTGCGCGAGGTGCGCGCGGCGGGCCGGCTCACCGTCCCGGGCGCCATCACCGTGCACGACGTGCTCCACGACGACGGAACCACGTTCATCGTGATGGAGCTGGTGCCCGGCGCGGTCACCCTCGCCGACCGCGTCGCCGGGGACGGGCCGATGTCGACCTCCGAGGTGGCGGCGCTGGCGGAGCGGTTGCTGTCCGCGCTGGCGGCGGCGCACGAGGCGGGGATCGTGCACCGCGACGTCAAGCCCGGCAACGTGCTGCTCACGGGTGCGGGCGCGAAGCTGGTCGACTTCGGCATCGCGCAGGCCGTGGACGATCCGCGGCTGACCGCGACCGGGGCGCTCATCGGCTCGCCCGCGTACCTGGCGCCCGAGCGCATCCAGGGGTCGGACGCGACCCCGGCCTCGGACCTGTGGGCGCTCGGCGCGACGTTGCTGTTCGCGGTGGAGGGCCGGTCGCCGTTCGAGCGGCAGTCCACGGCGGCGACGTTGCACGCGGTGCTGCACGAGACGCCCCGCCCGTCCCGGGACCACGGAGCGCTCGGCAAGCTGATCGCGGGCCTGCTGGTCGCGGACCCGCGCGCCCGGCTGACGGTGGACGGGGCCCGCGCGCTGCTGTCGGGCTCGGCGGCGGATCCGGTGCGGGCGGTGCGGCCCCGGGCCTGGTTGGTGGCGGTGCCCGCGGCGGTGCTGCTGTTCGTGGCGGGACTGCTGCTGGGCCGGGGCGCGAGGGCGGGCGAGGAGCCCGCGCACGTCCCGGCCGCGGTCGGCGGCCCGTCGGCGCGGTTGCCCACGCTGACCTACGGCGGAGGCGGCGACCTGGAGCCGTTCGACATGGGCGAGGAGCACCCGTGCGCCGACACCGGGCTGGAACCGGGTGCGGCGGTCACCTCGGCGCGGTTCCGGTCCTGCTCGGAACCGCACGAGGTCGAGATCTACGCGGCGGCCGACGTGTTCGGCGGCCGGTCCGGCAGCGACGTCTCCCATCCCGGCGACGTGGCGCTGGCGCGGTTCGCGGAGGGCCTGTGCGGCGCCCACTTCGCGAGCGACGCGGTCCGGGACCCGGGCGGGCTGCGCTACGGCGCGGTGGTCCCCACCCGGACGGCGTGGGAGGCGAAGCGGGTCACCTCGTTGGACGGCGACCCGTCCCACGACCGGGGAGCGCAGGTCTCGTACTGCTACGTGCGCAGCGCCGACGGCACCCCGCTGATGACCTCCGTCACGGGGAGCTGA
- a CDS encoding DUF4190 domain-containing protein produces the protein MSAVVPPPTTPKNGLGTAGFVLGLLALLFSFIPIIGLVAWPLSILALVFGVIGIIRARNGLANNQGMAITGTVLAAIGLLVCFAWVGLFGSAANEVARQSESAGVSAQQDAVPAADDSGAEVIELGFGQTHTWRGGETVQVAEPKEHEGNPYLHDSDSRAIAVDLTITNGTTDEINPLSWDITATHAGRPAQYSLEDRPFINAEIPPGGTLTITRIFDVAPEQGDLRISVAPSHYAADTAYFHGDF, from the coding sequence ATGTCCGCAGTGGTCCCGCCGCCGACGACCCCGAAGAACGGTCTCGGCACCGCCGGATTCGTGCTCGGCCTGCTCGCCCTGCTGTTCTCGTTCATCCCGATCATCGGCCTGGTCGCCTGGCCGTTGAGCATCCTCGCGCTGGTGTTCGGCGTCATCGGCATCATCCGGGCGCGCAACGGCCTGGCGAACAACCAGGGCATGGCGATCACCGGCACCGTGCTCGCCGCGATCGGGCTGCTGGTGTGCTTCGCCTGGGTCGGCCTGTTCGGCTCCGCCGCGAACGAGGTCGCGCGGCAGTCCGAATCCGCGGGCGTCTCGGCGCAGCAGGACGCCGTTCCGGCCGCCGACGACTCCGGGGCGGAGGTCATCGAGCTCGGCTTCGGCCAGACCCACACCTGGCGCGGCGGTGAAACCGTGCAGGTCGCCGAGCCGAAGGAGCACGAGGGCAACCCGTACCTGCACGACTCCGACTCCCGCGCCATCGCGGTCGACCTGACCATCACCAACGGCACGACCGACGAGATCAACCCGCTGTCCTGGGACATCACCGCCACGCACGCCGGACGGCCCGCCCAGTACTCGCTGGAGGACCGCCCGTTCATCAACGCCGAGATCCCGCCCGGCGGGACGCTCACCATCACCCGGATCTTCGACGTCGCGCCGGAGCAGGGCGACCTGCGGATCTCCGTCGCGCCCAGCCACTACGCCGCGGACACCGCCTACTTCCACGGCGATTTCTGA
- a CDS encoding DEAD/DEAH box helicase family protein: MEHDVLIAWLGASAESYALTDPGAAMFKARQFGEAMAKWLVKKSGTRFSGDHQNDRLRALGEAGVVEGKVAEAFHEVRKAGNVAVHEFYADRQQALRAVERCFQLGYWLHRGVTGDRAVRSFVPPSQLRGPDPVSEEERRARDELQDALEQHRAKLFETRSDLESAQVARERVEAELERVARQARESDELAKHQSDLIERMIAERDAAKPEKVTASERENFVRRMRGAAKPPLAEREVRTRLETELELAGWAVQERNVLDLHSYQGVAVREVHMGRGYADYLLYVDRKPVGVIETKSEGNDLTAAQAQAANYAHGLTESQQSNAWRTPLPFQYVTDGNEVRFYNDLDPDPRTRRIFAVHQPGTLARWMKDADEDPAAPTVRAKLARLPQSSLAGQSLRTAQRRAIEGLERSLAENRQRALIQMATGAGKTYMAAASTYRWLRHAGARRVLFLVDRNNLGDQAAGEFRNFRVPDGGRKFDELYNTEKLAGDVVPDSLNVTVCTIQRLWLALTGKQNPSGDDEEAEDRVEEVTGDAPVEVGYSSAIPPETFDFIVVDECHRSIYGKWRAVLEYFDAFLVGLTATPLPMTFGFFDQNLVSEYSYDESVADGVNVQFEVYRIGTRIEQDGSTIDKGTVVPVRNTKTRRDRLEDLDDDYVYSGKQEGRQTISKSRLREVLKEFRQKLWSDIFPEARGRRLVPKTLIFAKTDEHAEEIVEAVKDVFGKGDSFVQKITAKAKQPKLRLKNFQTDPELRIAVTVDMIATGTDVKSLEVVFFLREPKTWYLFEQMKGRGARTIGEDDLRQVTPDATAKTHFVIVDAVGVTDSPRIETRPLQQFTERQISLEKLLRKTGAGELTTDEFSTLAGRVAALHAQLTDEERGEVSELSGEPIGEVVSTLVRAAGADQRSEAFHAAGKAAVAGLEKDSPEYEEKYENAGNQAVQDMTEAALRPLASNPELRNRLLELRRAHDLVIDEVSRDEVTISRGLTAEERAREKVSSFRQYMREHQAEIAPLQLAFQERRDLGQVYGALQRLAKRLARPPHQWTPQTLLDAYDELGKVGSRRTAEAGVPELVGILRHELGLDDEVRPYAELVRERYEGWLLRQEQQGAVFSADQQWWLNTIRDVVCRNITIEAADLRQDPFTERGGTQGFQRDFGPKAADILEELNQELSA, from the coding sequence GTGGAACATGACGTGCTGATCGCCTGGTTGGGCGCCAGTGCCGAGTCCTATGCGCTCACTGATCCTGGCGCGGCGATGTTCAAGGCTCGCCAGTTCGGTGAGGCGATGGCGAAGTGGCTGGTGAAGAAGTCCGGTACCCGGTTCAGCGGAGATCACCAGAACGATCGGTTGCGCGCACTCGGGGAAGCGGGAGTCGTCGAGGGCAAGGTCGCCGAGGCGTTCCACGAGGTCCGTAAAGCGGGCAATGTCGCAGTGCACGAGTTCTACGCGGATCGCCAGCAGGCGCTGCGCGCGGTGGAACGCTGCTTCCAGCTGGGTTATTGGCTGCATCGTGGCGTGACGGGTGATCGGGCGGTGCGGTCGTTCGTGCCGCCGTCGCAGCTGCGCGGCCCGGATCCGGTGTCGGAGGAGGAGCGGCGTGCGCGGGACGAGCTGCAGGACGCGCTGGAGCAGCACCGCGCGAAGTTGTTCGAGACGCGCAGCGATCTGGAGTCGGCGCAGGTCGCGCGGGAGCGGGTCGAGGCCGAGCTGGAACGGGTCGCCAGGCAGGCGCGGGAGAGCGATGAGCTCGCCAAGCACCAGTCGGACCTGATCGAGCGCATGATCGCGGAGCGCGATGCGGCGAAGCCGGAGAAGGTCACCGCGTCGGAGCGGGAGAACTTCGTCCGTCGGATGCGCGGCGCCGCGAAGCCCCCGTTGGCGGAGCGGGAGGTCCGGACCCGGCTGGAGACGGAGCTGGAGTTGGCCGGCTGGGCGGTGCAGGAGCGCAACGTGCTTGATCTGCACTCGTACCAGGGTGTGGCGGTCCGCGAGGTGCACATGGGGCGCGGCTACGCCGATTACCTGTTGTACGTCGACCGCAAGCCGGTCGGTGTGATCGAGACGAAGAGCGAGGGCAACGATCTGACCGCGGCCCAGGCACAGGCGGCGAACTACGCGCACGGACTGACAGAGTCTCAGCAGTCGAACGCGTGGCGGACTCCGCTGCCGTTCCAGTACGTCACCGACGGGAACGAGGTGCGGTTCTACAACGACCTGGACCCTGATCCGCGGACGCGCCGGATCTTCGCGGTCCACCAGCCGGGGACGCTGGCGCGGTGGATGAAGGATGCGGACGAGGATCCGGCGGCCCCGACGGTGCGGGCGAAGTTGGCTCGGTTGCCGCAGTCCTCGCTGGCGGGTCAGTCGTTGCGCACGGCGCAGCGCCGCGCGATCGAGGGCCTGGAGCGGTCGCTGGCGGAGAACCGGCAGCGGGCGCTGATCCAGATGGCGACGGGTGCGGGCAAGACGTACATGGCGGCCGCCAGTACCTACCGCTGGTTGCGGCACGCGGGGGCGCGCAGGGTCTTGTTCCTGGTGGATCGCAACAATCTCGGTGATCAGGCGGCCGGGGAGTTCCGCAATTTCCGGGTTCCGGACGGTGGCCGGAAGTTCGACGAGCTCTACAACACGGAGAAGCTGGCCGGCGATGTGGTGCCGGATTCGTTGAACGTCACGGTGTGCACGATCCAGCGGCTGTGGCTGGCGTTGACGGGGAAGCAGAACCCGTCCGGGGACGACGAGGAGGCCGAGGATCGCGTCGAGGAGGTGACCGGTGACGCCCCGGTCGAGGTCGGCTACAGCTCGGCGATCCCACCGGAGACGTTCGACTTCATCGTCGTCGACGAGTGCCACCGGTCGATCTACGGCAAGTGGCGCGCGGTGCTGGAGTACTTCGACGCGTTCCTGGTGGGGTTGACGGCGACTCCGCTGCCGATGACGTTCGGGTTCTTCGATCAGAATCTGGTCAGCGAGTACAGCTACGACGAGTCGGTCGCGGACGGCGTGAACGTGCAGTTCGAGGTGTACCGGATCGGGACTCGGATCGAGCAGGACGGTTCGACGATCGACAAGGGCACGGTGGTGCCGGTGCGGAACACGAAGACGCGCCGGGATCGCTTGGAGGACTTGGACGACGACTACGTCTACAGCGGTAAGCAGGAGGGCCGCCAGACGATCTCGAAGTCGCGGCTGCGGGAGGTGCTCAAGGAGTTCCGGCAGAAGTTGTGGTCGGACATCTTCCCGGAGGCGCGTGGTCGGCGACTCGTGCCCAAAACGTTGATCTTCGCGAAGACCGATGAACACGCCGAGGAGATCGTGGAAGCGGTCAAGGATGTCTTCGGCAAGGGCGATTCGTTCGTCCAGAAGATCACGGCGAAGGCGAAGCAGCCGAAGCTGCGGTTGAAGAACTTCCAGACCGATCCGGAGCTGCGGATCGCGGTGACGGTGGACATGATCGCGACCGGGACGGACGTGAAGTCGCTGGAGGTCGTGTTCTTCCTGCGGGAACCCAAGACCTGGTACCTGTTCGAGCAGATGAAGGGCCGTGGCGCGCGCACGATCGGCGAGGACGATCTGCGCCAGGTCACTCCGGACGCGACCGCGAAAACGCACTTCGTGATCGTGGACGCGGTGGGGGTGACCGACAGCCCGCGGATCGAGACGCGGCCGTTGCAGCAGTTCACCGAGCGCCAGATCAGCCTGGAGAAGTTGCTGCGCAAGACCGGCGCGGGCGAGTTGACGACGGACGAGTTCAGCACTCTGGCGGGCCGGGTGGCTGCGCTGCACGCGCAGCTCACCGACGAGGAGCGGGGCGAAGTCTCCGAGCTGTCCGGTGAACCGATCGGCGAGGTCGTCTCGACGCTGGTCCGGGCCGCCGGTGCCGACCAGCGCAGCGAGGCCTTTCACGCCGCGGGCAAGGCGGCCGTGGCGGGGCTGGAGAAGGATTCGCCCGAGTACGAGGAGAAGTACGAGAACGCCGGGAACCAGGCCGTTCAGGACATGACCGAGGCCGCGTTGCGGCCGTTGGCGAGTAACCCGGAGCTGCGGAACCGGCTGCTGGAGTTGCGTCGCGCGCACGACCTGGTCATCGACGAGGTCAGCCGGGACGAGGTGACGATCAGCCGCGGATTGACCGCGGAGGAACGGGCGCGGGAGAAGGTGAGCTCGTTCCGCCAGTACATGCGGGAGCACCAGGCGGAGATCGCGCCGTTGCAGCTCGCGTTCCAAGAACGGCGCGATCTGGGCCAGGTGTACGGGGCGTTGCAGCGGTTGGCGAAGCGGCTGGCCCGGCCACCGCACCAGTGGACGCCGCAGACCCTGCTGGACGCCTACGACGAACTCGGCAAGGTCGGTTCGCGGCGGACGGCGGAGGCCGGGGTACCGGAGCTGGTCGGTATCCTTCGGCACGAACTGGGCTTGGACGACGAGGTCCGGCCGTACGCCGAGTTGGTGCGGGAACGCTACGAAGGCTGGCTGCTGCGCCAAGAACAGCAGGGAGCCGTGTTCAGCGCCGACCAGCAGTGGTGGCTGAACACGATTCGCGACGTCGTCTGCCGCAACATCACCATCGAGGCGGCGGACCTGCGCCAGGACCCGTTCACCGAACGCGGCGGAACCCAGGGCTTCCAACGCGACTTCGGGCCGAAGGCCGCTGACATCCTCGAAGAGCTGAACCAGGAGCTGAGCGCGTGA
- a CDS encoding alpha/beta hydrolase family protein, with translation MLHVFADDLDTVGARMRQAEGIAHEAGLLVLNATIHPPHSSAGLPEPSLPGTSPPAAPRKEAAYVEAAQTVADARRLEVTAHERLLAGLRANSAGLEAIGLHAEWGRAAATATSPAAIGLAGMAMALDEWAAGATRALFEKAVAQDGFAVEAKGELARFQEGLRATHEGEPSHNTVLGHSYGSTVAGYAARDHGMATDEIVFLGSPGVGVEHARELGVPPEHVWSGTSGDDVIDHATPSLDPRDFFDGEDDHWFGMNPSDPHFGARSLETDPDGGHTDYWDRRTSLESMARVVAGVEKGHP, from the coding sequence GTGTTGCACGTCTTCGCCGATGATCTCGACACGGTCGGGGCGCGGATGCGGCAGGCGGAGGGGATCGCGCACGAGGCCGGGCTGCTCGTGCTGAACGCGACGATCCACCCGCCCCACTCGTCGGCGGGACTTCCGGAGCCGAGCCTGCCGGGCACCTCGCCGCCTGCGGCTCCGCGGAAAGAAGCGGCTTACGTGGAAGCCGCCCAGACCGTCGCCGACGCACGCCGGCTGGAAGTCACCGCTCACGAGCGGCTGCTGGCGGGCCTCCGTGCGAACAGCGCAGGGCTGGAAGCCATCGGCTTGCACGCGGAGTGGGGCCGAGCGGCGGCGACGGCGACCAGCCCGGCGGCGATCGGCCTCGCGGGGATGGCGATGGCACTGGACGAGTGGGCGGCGGGAGCTACCCGAGCGCTGTTCGAGAAGGCGGTGGCACAGGACGGGTTCGCGGTCGAGGCGAAGGGTGAGCTGGCCCGGTTCCAGGAGGGCCTGCGCGCCACGCACGAGGGGGAACCCAGCCACAACACCGTGCTCGGGCATTCCTACGGCTCGACGGTGGCCGGTTACGCGGCGCGGGACCACGGGATGGCGACCGACGAGATCGTGTTCCTCGGTTCGCCGGGCGTCGGCGTGGAACACGCGCGGGAACTCGGCGTGCCGCCCGAGCACGTCTGGTCCGGGACATCGGGCGATGACGTGATCGATCACGCGACGCCTTCGTTGGATCCGCGGGACTTCTTCGACGGCGAGGACGACCACTGGTTCGGGATGAACCCGTCGGATCCGCACTTCGGCGCGCGGTCGCTGGAGACCGATCCGGACGGGGGTCACACGGACTACTGGGACAGGCGGACGTCGCTCGAATCAATGGCTCGCGTCGTCGCGGGTGTGGAGAAGGGACATCCGTGA
- a CDS encoding ribonuclease J, whose translation MSARATASEHQPVTPTASAPPPALPEGGLRVTALGGIGEVGRNMTVFEHEGKLLIVDCGVLFPEDDSPGVDLILPDFGAIENRLDDVEALVLTHGHEDHIGAVPFLLRLRPDLPVVGSKFTLALLAAKCKEHRQDPVLVEVTEGQHSKHGVFDLEFFAVNHSIPDALAVAIRTPAGVVLHTGDIKLDQLPLDGRLTDLAGFSRLGDEGVDLFLVDSTNAEVPGFVTPEREIGPVLDRVIGKATQRLIVACFASHVHRVQQVLDVAEQHGRKVCFVGRSMVRNMGIANDLGILRVPPGLLVELDEALAMPEHLVLFVSTGSQGEPLSALSRMARGEHKQIRIRAGDTVVLASSLIPGNETAVFGVVNGLVRLGADVVHQGGAKVHVSGHASAGELLYLYNAVRPSNVMPVHGEWRHLRANAELARLTGVPAERVVIAEDGVVVDMVDGIARVSGRVEVGHVYVDGLSVGDVGESTLSDRLVLGEGGFISITVAVEAATGRAVSSPTLSGRGFSDDPKALDDVVPLVEMELARTESEGITDTHRIAQAVRRVVGKWVADKYRRRPMIVPNVLPVDS comes from the coding sequence TTGAGCGCTCGCGCAACAGCTTCCGAACACCAGCCCGTGACCCCGACGGCCTCGGCGCCACCACCGGCGCTGCCCGAGGGCGGCCTGCGGGTGACCGCCTTGGGCGGCATCGGCGAGGTCGGCCGGAACATGACCGTGTTCGAGCACGAGGGCAAGCTGCTCATCGTCGACTGCGGCGTGCTGTTCCCGGAGGACGACTCGCCCGGCGTGGACCTGATCCTGCCCGACTTCGGGGCGATCGAGAACCGGCTGGACGACGTCGAGGCCCTGGTGCTCACGCACGGCCACGAGGACCACATCGGTGCGGTGCCGTTCCTGCTGCGGTTGCGCCCGGACCTGCCGGTGGTGGGGTCGAAGTTCACGCTGGCGCTGCTGGCCGCCAAGTGCAAGGAGCACCGGCAGGACCCGGTGCTGGTCGAGGTCACCGAGGGACAGCACAGCAAGCACGGCGTGTTCGATCTGGAGTTCTTCGCGGTCAACCACTCGATCCCGGACGCGTTGGCGGTGGCGATCCGCACGCCGGCCGGGGTGGTGCTGCACACCGGGGACATCAAGCTGGACCAGCTGCCGCTGGACGGCAGGCTCACCGACCTGGCCGGGTTCTCGCGGCTGGGCGACGAGGGCGTGGACCTGTTCCTGGTGGACTCGACGAACGCCGAGGTTCCCGGGTTCGTGACGCCGGAGCGCGAGATCGGTCCGGTGCTGGACCGGGTGATCGGGAAGGCGACGCAGCGGCTGATCGTGGCGTGCTTCGCCAGCCACGTGCACCGCGTGCAGCAGGTGCTGGACGTCGCCGAGCAGCACGGCCGCAAGGTGTGCTTCGTGGGCCGGTCGATGGTGCGCAACATGGGCATCGCGAACGACCTGGGCATCCTGCGGGTGCCGCCGGGCCTGCTGGTGGAGCTGGACGAGGCGCTGGCGATGCCGGAGCACCTGGTGCTGTTCGTCTCGACCGGTTCGCAGGGCGAGCCGCTGTCGGCGCTGTCCCGGATGGCGCGCGGGGAGCACAAGCAGATCCGGATCCGCGCCGGGGACACCGTGGTGCTGGCGTCCTCGCTGATCCCGGGCAACGAGACCGCGGTGTTCGGCGTGGTCAACGGCTTGGTGCGGCTGGGTGCGGACGTGGTGCACCAGGGCGGGGCGAAGGTCCACGTCTCGGGTCACGCCTCCGCCGGTGAGCTGCTGTACCTGTACAACGCGGTGCGCCCGAGCAACGTGATGCCGGTGCACGGCGAGTGGCGGCACCTGCGCGCGAACGCGGAGCTGGCCCGGTTGACGGGGGTTCCGGCGGAGCGCGTGGTGATCGCCGAGGACGGCGTGGTGGTCGACATGGTCGACGGCATCGCGCGGGTCTCGGGCCGCGTCGAGGTGGGCCACGTCTACGTGGACGGCCTGTCCGTCGGCGACGTGGGCGAGTCGACGCTGTCGGACCGGCTGGTGCTGGGCGAGGGCGGGTTCATCTCGATCACCGTGGCGGTCGAGGCGGCGACGGGCCGCGCGGTGTCCAGCCCGACGTTGTCCGGGCGCGGTTTCTCCGACGACCCGAAGGCGCTGGACGACGTGGTGCCGCTGGTGGAGATGGAGCTGGCCCGCACCGAGTCGGAGGGCATCACCGACACGCACCGCATCGCGCAGGCCGTGCGCCGCGTGGTCGGCAAGTGGGTGGCGGACAAGTACCGCCGCCGCCCGATGATCGTGCCGAACGTGCTGCCGGTGGATTCCTGA
- a CDS encoding TetR/AcrR family transcriptional regulator: protein MDDGDDPVLSTRHRILVAAATMLGEDAAARLSVRAVAARAGVSTGSLRYHFPTQQELREAVLAGIYGLVASDDPIHDRSRSPRDRLVACLRQVLAPAGAGQQARAAFGKVYESFIAPEPTEEIRQAHLGMEREGRRRTEYWLSVLVDEGVLPAGDNARRAKFLLTVLNGLALERALPAGDSLLADETNTLHLAVDSVLDPRNA, encoded by the coding sequence ATGGACGACGGGGACGACCCGGTGCTGAGCACCCGGCACCGGATCCTGGTGGCAGCGGCCACGATGCTCGGCGAGGACGCCGCCGCCCGGTTGAGCGTGCGCGCGGTCGCGGCGCGGGCCGGGGTGAGCACGGGTTCGCTGCGGTACCACTTCCCGACCCAGCAGGAACTGCGGGAAGCGGTGCTCGCCGGGATCTACGGCCTGGTGGCCTCCGACGACCCGATCCACGACCGGTCGAGGTCGCCGCGGGACCGGCTGGTCGCCTGCCTGCGGCAGGTGCTCGCGCCCGCCGGGGCGGGGCAGCAGGCGCGGGCGGCCTTCGGGAAGGTCTACGAGTCGTTCATCGCCCCCGAGCCGACCGAGGAGATCAGGCAGGCGCACCTCGGCATGGAACGTGAGGGGCGGCGCCGCACCGAGTACTGGCTGTCGGTCCTGGTGGACGAGGGCGTGCTCCCGGCGGGGGACAACGCGCGGCGCGCGAAGTTCCTGCTGACGGTCCTCAACGGCCTGGCGCTGGAGCGCGCGCTGCCCGCCGGCGACTCGCTGCTCGCCGACGAGACGAACACCCTCCACTTGGCCGTGGACAGCGTGCTGGACCCGCGGAACGCGTGA
- the dapA gene encoding 4-hydroxy-tetrahydrodipicolinate synthase — protein MTVCPTATEGRPFGRVLTAMVTPFDADGKLDLALAQELATYLVDHVGNDGLVVNGTTGESPTTSDDEKEQLLRAVVEAVGDRATVVAGAGTNNTAHSVELARTAEKAGAHGLLVVTPYYSRPPQEGLLSHFTTVADATELPVMLYDIPPRSVVPIHTDTLKRLAEHPQIKAVKDSKHDLWAGSEVLSNSDLAYYSGEDPLNLPWLSVGAVGFVSVIGHVVGDRLRKMLDAFEAGDIATAREVHVGLMPVYRSMNFVGGVVFSKTAMRLCGYETGHPRLPLPQATDEQVRVITSDLWDAGLVLVNPDAAAEVTR, from the coding sequence ATGACCGTCTGTCCCACCGCCACTGAAGGACGGCCGTTCGGCCGGGTCCTGACCGCCATGGTGACGCCGTTCGACGCGGACGGGAAGCTCGACCTGGCGCTGGCTCAGGAGCTCGCGACCTACCTCGTCGATCACGTCGGCAACGACGGCCTGGTCGTCAACGGCACCACGGGCGAGAGCCCCACGACCAGTGATGACGAGAAGGAGCAGCTGCTGCGCGCCGTCGTCGAAGCGGTGGGGGACCGCGCGACGGTGGTAGCGGGAGCGGGCACGAACAACACCGCCCATTCGGTGGAGCTGGCCCGCACCGCGGAGAAGGCCGGTGCGCACGGGCTGCTCGTGGTGACCCCGTACTACTCCCGCCCGCCGCAGGAGGGCCTGCTGTCGCACTTCACGACGGTGGCCGATGCGACGGAGCTGCCGGTGATGCTCTACGACATCCCGCCGCGCTCCGTGGTGCCCATCCACACGGACACGTTGAAGCGGCTGGCGGAGCACCCGCAGATCAAGGCCGTCAAGGACTCCAAGCACGACCTGTGGGCGGGCAGCGAGGTGCTGTCGAACAGCGACCTGGCCTACTACTCGGGCGAGGATCCGCTGAACCTGCCGTGGTTGTCCGTGGGCGCCGTCGGTTTCGTCAGCGTCATCGGGCACGTGGTCGGCGACCGGCTGCGCAAGATGCTCGACGCGTTCGAGGCGGGCGACATCGCCACCGCGCGCGAGGTGCACGTCGGGCTGATGCCGGTGTACCGGTCGATGAACTTCGTCGGCGGCGTGGTGTTCTCGAAGACGGCGATGCGGCTGTGCGGCTACGAGACGGGGCATCCCCGGCTGCCGCTGCCGCAGGCCACCGACGAGCAGGTGCGGGTGATCACGAGTGATCTGTGGGACGCCGGTCTGGTCCTGGTCAATCCCGACGCCGCAGCAGAGGTGACGCGTTGA
- a CDS encoding TIGR03085 family metal-binding protein, whose translation MGVANDERRELCDLFDQVGPDAPTLCGEWKTKDLAVHLVLRERRPDALAGKFVKALAERGDKIEQELRDKPWPELIGTVREGAPKWNPLAIGAVDEAVNTAEFFVHHEDVRRAQPGWQSRPTDPEREEALWKSLSRVAKVFYGRSPVGVVLRRPDGTEIAAKRGPRTVRFSGEPSELLLHAFGRKQARVDIDGNDADVLAVEDLRRSF comes from the coding sequence ATGGGTGTGGCCAACGACGAACGCCGGGAACTGTGCGACCTGTTCGACCAGGTCGGGCCGGACGCGCCGACGCTGTGCGGCGAGTGGAAGACCAAGGACCTCGCGGTGCACCTGGTGCTGCGGGAACGCCGCCCGGACGCGCTGGCGGGCAAGTTCGTCAAGGCGCTCGCCGAGCGCGGCGACAAGATCGAGCAGGAGCTGCGGGACAAGCCGTGGCCGGAGCTGATCGGCACCGTCCGCGAAGGCGCCCCCAAGTGGAACCCGCTGGCGATCGGCGCCGTGGACGAGGCCGTCAACACCGCCGAGTTCTTCGTGCACCACGAGGACGTCCGCCGCGCCCAGCCCGGCTGGCAGTCGCGCCCCACCGACCCGGAGCGGGAGGAGGCGCTGTGGAAGTCGCTGAGCAGGGTCGCGAAGGTTTTCTACGGCCGCAGCCCGGTGGGCGTGGTGCTGCGCCGCCCCGACGGCACCGAGATCGCCGCGAAGCGCGGGCCGCGCACGGTGCGCTTCAGCGGTGAGCCCAGCGAGCTGCTGCTGCACGCGTTCGGCCGCAAGCAGGCGCGGGTGGACATCGACGGCAACGACGCGGACGTCCTCGCGGTCGAGGACCTGCGCCGCTCGTTCTGA